The DNA region TCGACGGACCGGATCCGGGTGAGGTGCTCGAGGCGCAGGTCAACGATCGTCCGCCGACACCGTCGAGTCGCGTCCCCGGGCTGTCGTCGGAGGTCGACCGGATCGTCGCGCGGTGCCTGGCCAAGCTGCCGGCGGAGCGCTACCCCACGGCGACGGCGATGGCCGTCGACGTCGCGCGGGCACGAGGTGCCCTTGTCGCGCGACGGGGCGCACCGGGCTCGACGCGCGAGCTGACCCCGGCGGCACCGGCCGGACCCGGAGGGCGTGCGTTGATGCCCAGGCACGACGCATCGACGGGCCCGGGCAGCCGGGCGCCCGGCCGCATCGGTGCGTCGATGGTCCTGCTGGTCACCGGTGCCCTGGTCGCCGTCGCGGTGGCCGTCGCCCAGCCCGGGTCGGCCCAGGGCGCCGCTCCGGCGGCGTGGAGCGATGCCACGACGTCGAGCCCGTCGCCGTCGCCGTCGGCGTCGCCGACGGCGATCCCGGCAGCGTCCCCTACCGGCGCACCGGAGCCGACGTCGGCACCGATCCCCGCACTGCTCGTCGACGTCCCCATGCCGGATCTGGCGGGGCTCACCCTGGCCGCCGCGCAGGAGGTGCTCCAGGCTGCCGGCCTCGCCGTCGGGCCGACGACGTACCAGGACGGTCCGTCGGTCGCCGGCGTCGTGCTCGCGAGCACGCCGGTCCCGGGTGGTGCGGTGGTGACCGGGGCACCTGTGGCCCTGGTGGTCGCCTCCGGCGCGAGCACGGTCCCCGGGGTGACCGGGCTGACCCCGACGCAGGCGCGGTCGGCGCTGGAGTCGGCCGGCCTCGTCGTCGCGCCGCTCGAGGCAGGCGGCGAGGACGTCCGGATCGTCTCCACCGTGCCGGCCGCCGGGCGCCGCGTGCTGGTCGGCGAGACGGTCGTGCTGATCGCCGGATCGCCGGAGCCGACGCCTGCTCCGACCGAACCCGCCCCGCCGGCGTCCCCCGAGCCCACCCCGAGCCGCGCGCCCGAGCCCACCCCGAGCCGCGCGCCCGTGCCCACGACTGACCCGAACGGGTGAATGTCATGCCATCGACGTCATGCGTTCACCTGGCGCTCGTCCCCCGGCTGTCCGTTTCCTCCCGGCGTGTCATCCGGTGTCCCTTGGGTCGTCCCGGGAGCTCCGCCGGGGCACCGAGAGCGACAGGGACGGGAATGCGCCCGGTTCGGCACGTCTTCCAGCTGTACACGATGGCCGGCGACGACCTCGTGTGGTGGCGGTT from Cellulomonas sp. KRMCY2 includes:
- a CDS encoding protein kinase yields the protein MTEGLVGDRYRLGALLGAGGSASVFRAEDTLLCRPVAVKLLHPHLAQRTDAVDRFVAEARVGAGLDHPNLVRVLDAGQDGQLVWLVQELVEGVTLADLVAASGPMAEADAFAVVAGVLAGLSHAHVRGILHLDLSASNVMVPQSPQGLELTRVRVLDLGGRPIDRSAVPLVRVSPCYASPEVATAAAVGPEADLYSVGALLLLLVTGRPPFDGPDPGEVLEAQVNDRPPTPSSRVPGLSSEVDRIVARCLAKLPAERYPTATAMAVDVARARGALVARRGAPGSTRELTPAAPAGPGGRALMPRHDASTGPGSRAPGRIGASMVLLVTGALVAVAVAVAQPGSAQGAAPAAWSDATTSSPSPSPSASPTAIPAASPTGAPEPTSAPIPALLVDVPMPDLAGLTLAAAQEVLQAAGLAVGPTTYQDGPSVAGVVLASTPVPGGAVVTGAPVALVVASGASTVPGVTGLTPTQARSALESAGLVVAPLEAGGEDVRIVSTVPAAGRRVLVGETVVLIAGSPEPTPAPTEPAPPASPEPTPSRAPEPTPSRAPVPTTDPNG